The genomic segment TCATTCAAGCGATTATTGATTTGTGTCATGATTTAGGCGGAAAGATTGTGACAGAAGGCGTAGAAGACAAAGAGCAAGTAGAGATGTTGCGGGAAATGAGAGTGGATTATTTTCAAGGATTTTACTATAGTCGTCCTTTACCGATGGAGGAATTAAAAAAGCAGTTTTCGATATAATGCGAGGATAAATAAAAAAATTGGTTGATGTGAGTCTGGTAAGTTACCAAATTCACAACAACCAATTTCGCTTTTATTTGATTAAATTATTGGAAGCGTCTTTCACAACAACATCATGTGCGCCACCTTCTACGATAGAAGTGGAGGAAACGAGTGTTATTTTTGCTTTTTGTTGAAGTTCGGGGATATTTAACGCCCCGCAATTACACATGGTAGAACGAACTTTGCTTAGGCTGATAGCTACATTGTCTTTTAGTGAGCCAGCATAAGGAACGTAAGAATCTACACCTTCTTCAAAGGAAAGTTTTTTGTCGCCACCAAGATCATAACGTTGCCAGTTACGAGCGCGGTTAGCTCCTTCTCCCCAATATTCTTTCATATAAGTGCCGTTTAAATTTACTTTATTTGTTGGACTTTCATCAAAACGAGAGAAGTAACGACCAAGCATAATAAAGTCAGCACCCATTGCAAGAGCTAATGTCATATGATAATCGTAAACAATGCCCCCATCAGAACAAATCGGAATATAAACACCGGTTTCTTCAAAATATTCATCCCGGGCTTTCGCAACATCAATTAAAGCAGTTGCTTGACCACGGCCGATTCCTTTTTGTTCACGAGTAATACAAATTGATCCACCACCAACGCCAACTTTGACGAAATCTGCACCTGCATCAGCAAGGTAACGGAAGCCATCGCGGTCAACTACATTTCCGGCACCAACTTTGACAGAATCGCCGTATTTACCGCGAACATAGTCGAGTGTGCGTTTTTGCCATTCGGAGTAGCCTTCAGAAGAGTCGATACAAAGAATGTCCGCGCCAGCTTCTACAAGTGCAGGAACACGTTCTTCATAATCACGTGTGTTGATTCCAGCGCCAACCACATAACGTTTGGAGGAATCAAGGAGTTCTAATTTGTTTTCTTTATTAGAATCATAATCTTTACGGAATACCATATGGACTAGGTGTTCGTTATCATCAACAAGTGGTAAGGCATTTAATTTATTGTCCCAAATAATGTTGTTTGCTTCTTTTAAAGTAGTTGCTTTATTTGCAGTGACTAATTTATCAAAAGGAGTCATGAAATCGGCAACTTTTTCGTCAGGGCTCATTCGCGTTACACGATAGTCGCGACTAGTTACGATTCCAAGTAATTTGCCATTTGCTGTACCATCTTCGGTAACTGCAACAGTAGAATGGCCTGTTTTTTCTTTTAAATCAAGGATATCTTGAAGGGTTTTGTCGGGACTAATATTGGAATCACTGATTACGAAGCCGGCTTTATGATTTTTAACACGAGAAACCATGGCAGCTTCACTTTCGATAGATTGTGAGCCGAAAATAAAGGATACGCCGCCTTCTGTAGCTAAGGCAATCCCCATATTATCATCAGAAACAGCTTGCATAATTGCAGAAACAAGCGGAATGTTCATTGTAATTGCCGATTCTTCACCTTTTTTAAATTTCACAATTGGTGTTTTTAAGCTAACATTAGTTGGTACACATTCAGCGGATGAGTAACCTGGAACAAGTAAAAACTCACTAAATGTGCGGGACGGTTCTTCAAAATAAAATGCCATTATCTCCACTCCTTCTTCTATTTGTTTTACATTTATAAAATACCTTTATTATTTCAAGAACTGGCATGAAAGTCAATGATAGATGTTGATTTTTTCAAGCTAAGTATAAACGTTTTCTTTTGAGATAATGGTGGAATATAATTAAGGTGCAATATATTTTGCGAAGGAGGTAATCAGGTGAGTGAAGAAAAATTGCTAGAACGAGGCTACCGCAAGTATCGTGGGGCTGAGATTGATGTTTATTTTAATACTAATGTTTGTGCACATGCGGGTAATTGTGTAAGAGGTAACAATGAACTATTTGATTTAGATAGAAAACCTTGGATTATGCCTGATAACGTGGAAAAAGAAGAAGTGAAACGTGTCATTCATACTTGTCCAAGTGGGGCGCTGCAATATATAGAAAAATAGGAGGGCGAAAATGGAGTATAGAAACGGCGAAAATAGAATTTATGCGATAAATGATCAAGGTGTTGAGGTTGGCGAGGTAACTTTTGTCCCAACAGGTGAAGATATGTTTATTATTGACCATACAGGAGTAGACGATGCGGCTCGGGGTCAAGGGATTGCGCAAGAACTTGTAAAACATGCGGTAGAAAAAGCAAAAGCAGAAGGAAAGAAAATTATTCCACTTTGCCCGTTTGCTAAAGCAGAATTTGCGAAAAAACCGGAGTATCAAGTAGTACAAGCGGATAAATAATATTATGTAGACTAGGTTTTGAACTTAGTCTACGTTTTTTTATGAATTATTTTAAAAATATCAGTTTTCTCTTCTTGACATCTTCTTCGTTTCAGTGTATCTTTAATTCACAGTAAACTTATAGGAATAATAGTATTACAATTTCTTATCAAGAGTGGTGGAGGGATTCGGCCCAGTGAAGCCCAGCAGCGGAGCGCAAGTTCTATGCTAAATCCGAACAGAAGTAACATTCTGGCAGATAAGTAGTAGCTTACAATTAGGCGCTTCGATTCTGACCAAAAAACAGAAGAAGCGTTATTTTATTAGCGCTAAAGAGGGGAGTTTTTGTTAGATGAAGAAATTTTTATTAGTAGCGGTTATCTCGGTTTTTGCTTTGGTGTTGACTGCTTGCGGAGGTTCTGGCGCTAGTTCAGACAAAGCGAACGGTTCAGGCAAGGCAAAAGATGGCGGCTCGATTATTATCGGAGTTGCAGGAGACCCAGAAGTTATCAATCCAAACTATGCTGGTGACCGTGTAACGCTAACAATTCAACAAGCTGTATACGCACCGCTTTTCTGGGAATCTGACGGAAAACCCGCACTTGCGAAAAGCTTAGATATTTCAGATGACAACTTAACTTACACTGTAAAACTTAAAGACGGTTTAACTTGGCATGACGGAAAACCGTTAACAGCAGATGATGTAGTATTTACAGTAGATTCCATTTTAGATACAAAACAAAATAGCCCGAATCGTGGTAACTTTGTTTTTGATGATAAACCTGTAAAAGTAGAAGCTGTGGATGATACAACAGTTAAATTCACTTTACCAACTGTTGCTCCAGCCTTTGAAAATACAATTAAAACTTTCTTCCCGATTCCAAAACACGTTTTTGACGGGGTAGCAAATATTGAGAAAAGTGATAAAAACAAAAATCCAATCGGTTCTGGACCATACAAATTTGTTGAATATAAAGCAGGCGAATATGTTTCCTTAGAAAGATTCAATGACTACTTTGATGGAAAACCAAAACTAGATAAAGTCACTTTCCGAATTACTAAAGATCAAAATGCGGCTAACTTAGCGCTTCAAAATGGCGAAATCAATTTAAAATCGATTCAACCATCTGATAGAAACAAAGTAGAAAAAGCTAGTGCGGTGAACATTATCACATATCCAGAAAATCGCTTAAGTTATGCTGTTTTCAATGAAAACCAACCAGCTCTTAAATCAAAAGAACTTCGCCAAGCATTATCTTACGCGCTTAATCGTGAAGATATCATTGAAGCGGCTTACGGTTCTGATGAGTATGCGAAACCTGCATCTTCTTTCCTAACAGAAAACACAAAATACTTCACTGACAAGGTAGAAACATATGACCAAGATATTGCCAAAGCAAAAGCATTAGTTAAAGAGAGCGGTTTTGATACAAATCAAAAACTAACTGTTTACTATTTAAACAACAGTAAATCTCAAGAAAGTATCGCGCTTTACTTGCAACAACAATATAAAGAAATCGGCGTGTCGCTTGATTTAAAACCAACTGATCCAAATGCGCTGAGCAATATTACGCTTGACCGTAAAAATGCTGATTACTCCATCGCGCTAAATGGTTATATTATGGGAAATGATCCTGATGCATACAAATCCTTATTCCTAAGCGATGCCCCTTACAACTATGCTAATTACCACAACAAAGATCTAGATGCGCTTTGGGCAAAAGGTGCTGTAACAGCTGATGATAAAGAACGTCAAGCAGTGTACGAAGATATTCAAAATACACTCGCAGACGATGCAGTGATTTATCCAATTTCTTATGACAATGCAGTACTTGCGCTTGATAGCCGTTATGGTGGACAAAAAGCTGCAACACCACAACCAGTAACAATGTTCCGTGATCTATCGAAATTATATTTAACGGAATAAGTAATTAAAAATTATTCGTAAAGAAATCTGACCTGCCAAGTTATTTTTGGTAGGCTCAGATTTTTACTTGTCATTTTTTGTGTTTTAGATAGGAGATAAATTATGCTAAAAACAATCACAAAACGCGTACTGCAAATTATTCCGATGCTATTTATTATCTCGATTATTTCATTTGCACTTATAAAATTAGCACCTGGTGACCCAGTGAATTCATTTGTTACACCTGATATGAATCCAGATGATGTAGAACGAATTCGCCAAAGCTTGGGACTGGACCAACCAATTTACATACAGTATTTTATTTGGCTTGGCAATTTGTTGCAAGGGAACTTAGGCTATTCAATTATCAATAGCCAACCAGTTTTACAGCAGATTTTGGAACGGATTCCAGCGACTCTTGGACTTGTTGGGACTTCACTTATTCTGACGCTTATACTTTCCATTCCACTTGGCTTAGTGGCAGCAAATTATGAAAATACATGGGTTGATAAAGTATTGAACGGAATTTCTTATATTGGGATTTCGATTCCGATTTTTTGGTTTGGGATGATTTTAATTGATGTATTTTCGATTCGGTTAGGCTGGCTCCCGAGTCTTGGAATGCGAACGATAGGGGTAGACTCATTTTGGGATATGGCGGAACATGCGATTTTGCCAGTAATTACGCTTACTTTCCAGGGATGTGCCGCATATTATCGTTATGTTAGATCGAATACTATTAACCAATTAAAAGAAGAATATGTGTTATTTGGTTATGCAAAAGGGCTTTCTAAAGTGCAAGTAATGGGGAATCATGTCTTAAAAAACTCGCTGCTGCCAGTAATTACCTTACTTGGAATGTCGCTGCCACAAGTTATCACCGGCGCATTTATTACGGAGAGTATTTTTTCGTGGCCAGGGATGGGCTCGCTTGGGATTAATGCAATTTTCCAATTAGATTATCCGGTTATTATGGCGATTACACTCTTTTCGGCGCTGTTATTAATTATCGGTAACTTGCTTGCTGATTTAGCTTATATGATTATCGATCCGCGGATTAGGGAAATGGGGTGAGGAATTCATGATGCGATTAGACTTTTCGAAAAAAACAATGCAGGAATTTGAGCGGGATGCAGAAGTGGTCCATGCTACTAGAGAGCGAACTTTTTGGCGCTATATGTTATCAGACCGACGTGCGATTTTTGCAACAGGAGTATTAATTTTTATTACGATTGCTTGTATCTTTGCGTTCCTATCGCCTTATGATCCCAATGCGCTTTCGATTCAAGATAAATTAATGCCACCAAACACGTCGCACTGGTTTGGTACAGATGATCATGGTCGGGATTACTTAACGCGTGTTTTATATGGCGGTCGGGTATCGCTTTTAGTTGGTGTATTTGCGATGATGATTGCGATTGTTGTTGGTACACTTGCAGGTACAGTTAGTGGTTATTTTGGCGGATTTATTGATAACATGGTGATGCGTTTCTTAGATATTTTTATGTCAATACCGTCGTTTTTCTTATTAATGATTTTGAATGCTTATTTAAAACCGGGAATTTCCAATATTATTATCATTATCGGTTTGTTATCTTGGATGGAAGTAGCGCGGATTGTCCGAGCTGAAACGCTAACGCTAAAAGAACGAGAATTCATTTTGTATTCCAAATCAGCAGGTGGCGGGTTTTTCCACATTATGTTTAAACATATTATTCCAAACGCGATGCCGTCAATTGTTGTAGCTGCGTCTCTAAATGTAGCAACAGCTATTTTAACTGAGTCAGCACTAAGTTTTCTAGGGCTTGGCGTACAGCAACCAAATGCTTCATGGGGGAGCATGCTGAACAATGCGCAAGGTTACGTTGGTGAAGCGACTTATTTAGCGCTATTCCCAGGATTACTAATATTAATGACGATTCTTTCGTTTAATGTGCTTGGTGATGTTTTGCGAAAAGGGTTATCACGTAGATACTAAAAAACCAGTAGATTCGCTCTACTGGTTTTTCACTTGGATAAATTTATAACTATAAGGTGAACCAAAAGCATGTTTTTGTACGCCGGTGATGTCTGTTCTTTGTAATACAGCAGTTTGATGTTGATAAAGCGGTAAAATTGCTGCGTCGTCATCTAGTAGGACTTTTTCGGAAGCTACAAATGCGTTCCAACGTTCTTCCGGTTTAGTTGCCAGTGTCGTGTCGGTTGATTTTACTAGTTTGTCATATTCTGGGCTGTTATAGCTCATATGATTGTTATAGTAATCGGATAAGAAAAGACTGCTATATGTCCACGGATCTTTGAAATCTGGCATCCAAGCGGCAAGTGATAAGTCGTAATCGCCATCAGCAGTTAGCTGTGTGGCGCTTTTTGATGGCATATTTTTCACTTTGATTGTAACGCCGGGAAGATTATCTTCAAACTGTGCTTTCAAATAAGCAAAAATTGTTTTAGTTGTTTCTTGGTCGTCGCCGAGCAGTTCAATCGTCACATTATTTGTCCCAAGTTCTTTTTGTGCTTGCTTCCAATATTTTAAAGCTTCTTCTTTGTTGTAAACTAAGTGATCGCCACTGTCTGTTCGGAAGTCTGCGCCAGTTGTTGGGTTTTGGACGAAATCTTTTGGAAGTAAACCGTTTGCTGGGAATGACCCGTCACCTAAGATTCGGTCGGTTAATTGTTTTTTATCAACAGATAAGTTAAGTGCGTGGCGCAAGGCGTTATTAGCTAGCGGTGTTGCTTTGCCGTCACGTTTTTGATTCATTCGCAAATAGCTTATAAGTGCATCTTTTTCGGTAAGGAAATCTTTTTTATCTTTATATTGTTTGGCAAAATCGCCTGAAAGTGGTGCGCGGTCAGCTTCGTTGGTGTTATAAAGATTCACGCCGGCATTAATGTCTTTCGCTACTTGAACATCAATTTCTTTCACTTTCACGTTATCTTTATCCCAGTAGTTATCATTTTTTGCGTAAGTCCATTTGTTGGTAATATTTCCACCCCAATCCTTCATTACGAAAGGACCATTGTACAAGGTGTGATCACTGTCTGTACCATATTTATCGCCTTGTTCCTTCACATAGCTTTCTTTTTGTGGGAAAAATGTTTCAAAAGAAAGGAGCGAAATAAAATATGGAACCGGTTTTTTAAGGGTGATTTCTAAGGTTGTGTCATCAGTTGCTACCGCGCCAAGTTCGGTTACGGGTAGTTTCCCTTCATTGATTTCGGTTGCGTTTTTAATAGAATCTTTGAATAAAGCAGAGTAGCCAGGTGCGGTTTTAGGATCGACGGCACGGCGCCACGCATAGACGAAATCATTGGCGGTTACTTGCGAGCCATCAGACCATTTTGCATCTTTCTTTAATTTGATAGTATATTTCGTTTGGTCAGCGCTGATTTTAGGCATGCCATCAGCAACCCCAGGAACAAAGTTATCTTTTTGATCGAGTGTATATAAGCCTTCAAAGACTTGATTTTGCGCGGTAAAACTAGCAAAATCTTCTTCAGCAGTTGTATTTAATGTTAGTAATTCACTTGTTTCAAGAAATTTAATTTTGTCCGGAGAAGTTTTCTCAGCTGACTTATTTGAATCATTTCCGCAGGCTGTAAGTAAAAGTAAGGTCAAAATGGCAATAAACGGTAGTGATTTTTTAAAATAGTGCATGATATTCTCCCCTTCTATCTGTGTATTTAAGGTTATTATAAGTATTCCGATAAGATAAGTCAAATTAATGATTTGTAAAAAACTGCTTGACGCGTAAAAAAACAAATGGTAAGATATTTCTTGCAAATAAGAATGATTACGTTTTGCGATGCGTAATTAATATTTTACACAGAATGGTTCTAAGGTTTAAATCGTAATCATTACGAAAAGAGGGATAATATGAAGAAATGGTCAGTTTTAGTTGTAACAGTAGTTGCCTTTGTTTTAATTTTAGCGGGATGTGGTGCAAGTGATGGAGAAGCTAGCGGAGACAAGGACAAGTTAAAAGTCGTGACAACCTTTTATCCGATGTATGATTTTACCAAAAATGTTGCTGGAGATAAGGCGTCGGTAGAAATGTTGATTGATGCAGGAACAGAACCTCATGATTATGAGCCGAGTGCAAAAGATATTGCCAAAATAGAAGCCGCAGATGTGTTTGTCTATAATAGCGCTGATATGGAGACATGGGTGCCAAGTATGCTCAAGAGTTTAGATTCCAAAAAGCTGACAGTAGTTGATGCGAGTAAAGACATTACGTTAGCAGAAGGAATTGAAGAAGGCGAAGAACACGACCATGAGCACGAGGAAGAAGCAGAACACCATCACGAACATGATCCGCACGTTTGGTTGAGCCCAGTTTTAGCCCAAAAAGAAGTTACTAACATTCAGCAAGGCCTAGAAAAAGCAGATAAATCAAATGCGAGTACATACAAAGCAGGTGCGGAAAAATATATTGAAAAATTAAAAGCACTTGATAGCGATTATAAAAAAGCTTTTGCAGGCGCAAAACAACGTGATTTCGTGACGCAACATGCGGCATTCCAATATTTAGCATTAGAGTATGATTTGCATCAAGTTGCGATTGCAGGATTATCACCAGATCAAGAGCCAAGCCCAGCACGCCTCGCAGAACTACAAAAATATATACAAGATAATCACATCAAAACAATTTATTTTGAAGAAGTTGCTTCTCCAAAAGTAGCAGAAACGCTTGCGAACGAAACAGGAGCGAATTTGGAAGTGTTAAGTCCAATTGAAGGAATAACTGCAGAAGAACAAGAAAAAGGGATGGATTACATCTCCTACATGCAACAAAATTTAAAAGCATTGCAAAAAACAATTAAATAAGGAAGCGATACGATGTCATACATTAATGTAAACAAGGTTCGGTTTAAATATGAAACAGAACCGGTCCTGGAAAACATTTCTTTTGAAGTGAATGCGGGAGAATTTATTATACTTACTGGAGAAAACGGAGCAGCTAAATCAACACTGCTCCGTATTATTTTGGGAATTTTGCAGCCAGATAAAGGTTCTGTCTCATTTGCTAAAAAGAACATAGCTGGTAAAAAACTCTTAACTGGCTATGTCCCACAACAAATTGCTTCATTCAATGCTGGTTTTCCAAGCACCGTTCTCGAATTAGTTAGATCGGGACGTTTTCCAAATGGTAAATGGTTTAAACGGCTAACTGAAAGAGATCACGAGCATGTGGAAAAGGCACTAAAATCAGTAGAAATGTGGGATTTTCGGTATAAACGAATTGGCGAATTATCTGGCGGGCAAAAACAGCGCATTTGTTTAGCGAGAATGTTTGCGATGGACCCAGATTTGTTGATTTTGGACGAACCTCAAACTGCTATGGATAAAAATAGTAAAATGCGATTTTATGAGTTACTTCATCATGAGGCCAAAGTGCATAATAAAGCGATTTTGATGGTTACACATGATAGTGAAGAATTAGAGGGATACGCCGATAAGCATATCAGACTTGTGCGAAGGGAGGATGTATCATGGAAATGTTTTTCTATGGATTTATGCAAAGAGCCTTCCAAGCGTCCATGATTATTGCAGTGATTGCACCGCTTTTAGGTGTGTTTTTAATTATTCGTAGGCAGTCCCTGATGGCCGATACACTTTCACATGTGTCGCTTGCTGGGGTTGCTTTTGGCTTGGTGTTAAATGTAAACCCAAGTGTGACGACGCTAATTGTAGTTGTCATTGCTGCTATGGGAATTGAGTACTTACGCGGGGTCTATGTGACTTATTCAGAATTATCCATTGCGATACTAATGGCTGGGGGGCTTGCGGTCGCGTTAGTACTAATGAGTCTGGATCAAGGTGGAATTACGACCAGTGTTCAACAATATTTATTTGGTTCAATTGTGACAATAAGTAAAGCGCAAGTGCAGATGCTAGTGATTCTAGGAGTTTCCATCGTTATTCTATTTCTTGCGTTCAAGCGTTTTATGTTTGTACTTACATTTAGTGAGGATGTTGCGCTTGCAGAAGGAGTTCCTGTCCGTTTAATCTCGTTATTATTTAGTGTAGTTACTGGGGTTGCCATTGCTTTTATTATGCCGATTGCGGGAGCTTTACTTGTGTCAGCGCTAATCATACTGCCAGCTGCAATCGGCATGCGCATTTCGAAAGGATTTCTAATGTGTGTTGTTAGTGCAATCTTAATTGGTTTACTTGGTATGTTTTCAGGACTTATTTCATCCTACCAACTTGGAACCCCGCCCGGTGCAACAATAACGTTAATGTTTATTTTGATATTTATTGTGGTTACAATTGTTCTAAAATTAGTGAGAAGATAGTTTTGCTTCCATTTTTAACGTCAGTAATTTGTGTAAACAAGCTGGCGTTTTTTTGGTGCGCCCATGTCTTTATAATCAATTTTCCTCTTAAAGATGAAACGAACACCAGTTCCGTGTTATAATTCAAAAGAATGATGAAGGAGGATGGTTGATGAAAGCTGTACAAATTTCGGTTAGGCGATTAGTAGAATTTGTTCTTAGAGGCGGGAGTATTGATAGCCGGATGACAAGTTCAGACCGAGCTTTAGAAGGAACAAAAATTCATCAATTACTCCAAAAATCAGCAGGAGAAGAATACCAGGCGGAAGTTAGTTTGAAACTCGATCGAACAGTGGATGGGGTTGTTTTTTTGCTGGATGGTCGCGCGGACGGGATTATTAATGAACAAACAATAGATGAAATTAAAACAACAGAAACAGTCATGGAAGAAATTACGGAAGATTTCAGACCGCTTCACTGGGCGCAACTTATTTGTTATGGGTTTATGCTTGCTGAAAAATCGGACCTTCCTGAGGTGACGCTTCAATTAACTTATTATCAAGTAGCAGATGAAGAAATCAAGCAATTTAGGCGTATAATGAGTCGTGAGGAAATGGGCGTTTTTGTAGATGATTTGCTTTCAAAGTATGCAGTTTGGGCGAAGATGTCTGCTGCTTGGGAGATGAAGCGAAACAAAACCATTCAGGAATTATCTTTTCCATATAATAGTTATAGACGTGGTCAAAGAGAACTTTCTATTGCAGTTTATCGGACGGCTGTTTCGGGTGAGAATTTGTTTTGTGAGGCGCCTACAGGGATTGGGAAAACAATGTCGACTTTATTTCCGGCAGTTAAAGCGATGGGTGAAGGTAAGACGGACAAAATTTTTTATTTTACTGCAAAGACAATTACGCGGCAGGTTGCTGAAGATGCACTAGATGAAATGCGCCGGAAAGGGCTTGCGGCAAGAAGTGTTACGATTACAGCGAAAGACAAAATATGTTTTTTAGATGAACGGAAATGTGAACCGGATCATTGTCAGTTTGCGCGTGGCTATTACGATCGTTTGAATGAGGCGCTGTTTGATTTGTTAGGTCAGGAAGAGGCGATTACTCGAACGGTTGTGGAGCAATATGCAAGAAAATATACACTTTGTCCTTTTGAATTATCACTTGATGTGGCGCTTTTTTGCGATGCGATTGTGTGTGATTATAATTATTTGTTCGACCCGGTAGTTTATTTGAAACGGTTTTTTAGTGAAGGACCCGGAAAGTATACATTTCTGGTGGATGAAGTGCATAATTTGGTGGACCGGGCGCGTTCGATGTTTTCGGCCACACTGCGGAAATCACTCGTAATGCAAGTGAAGCGACAATTAGATAAGAAACTACACAAACGACTTTGGAATGCAGTGAACGCAATGAATAAAGAAATGATTTCACTTAATAAGGAGCTAATCGAGTCAGGCGAAACTATTCATGTGAGTAAAGCAGACCTTGCTGAGTGGAACGAGTCCGTATTAAAATTCACCTTTGTCGCGAAAGAATGGTTACCGCAAAATACTCAATCAGAAACTCAATCAGATGTGTTGGAACTTTACTTTGAAAGCCTTCGATATGTGAAAATTGCTGAGCTTTATGATGAACGATATACGACCCAGATTACTCGTACTCATTCGGATTTGGAAATAAAACAACTGTGCTTAGATCCAGCCTTCTTACTATCTGAAAAACTGAAACTCGGGGCTAGTTCGGTACTTTTTTCAGCCACACTTCGGCCTATTGATTATTATACAAATGTGCTTGGTGGAGAGGAAGATACGAGTCGGATGGTTTTTAGCTCGCCTTTTGAACAACAGAATATGCATTTATTAGTAGCTGATAATATTAGTACCAAATACCAAATGCGTGATCAAAGTTTAGCGAGCGTAGTCGAAGCATTAGCCGCACTTATAGCAGGAAAAAAAGGGAATTATTTGTTTTTCTTCCCATCTTTTCAGTATTTGCAAAATGTATATGATTTATTTAGGGAGAAATATCCGGAAATCGTTGTACGGAAGCAGGAAGGCGCGATGGATGAAGAACAGCGAGAAGCCTTTTTGGAAGCATTTAAAGCCGGAAATTCAGAAACTTTAGTAGGATTTTGTGTGTTAGGTGGTGTTTTTTCAGAAGGGATAGATTTGCGCGGGGAACGGCTGATTGGCGCAGCGATTGTAGGTGTCGGATTGGCGCAACTTAATCCAGAATCTGACTTAATTAAAGATTATTATAATGAAACAATTGGTCAAGGTTTTGACTACGCATATCAGCTCCCTGGAATGAATAAGGTGCTTCAAGCTGTAGGACGAGTAATTCGCGGCGAAAGTGACCGAGGTGTCGTCTTGCTGATAGATGAACGTTTTTCGGCTAGTCGTTATCGGACATTGTTCCCAGCACACTGGAATCACGCGAAAATCGTCAAAAACACCAAAGAAATTACTGAGCAAGTAACCGAATTTTGGCGAAATAACTAGTTTTCTAGTAGAATGAGAGTAATTAGTCAGTTTTTGGGAGGAAATTATGTATAAAATTATTGCAATAGATATTGATGGCACATTATTAAATGATGCGCACAAAATTACACCAGCAGTTCGTGACGCTATTAAAGCCGCAAAAGAAAAAGGTGCAAAAGTAGTATTATGCACTGGTCGCCCACTTGCTGGAATTAAGCAAAGTTTGCTGGAACTGGACCTTTTGGACGCCGGAGACTATGCCATTACTTTTAACGGAGCAGTCGTTTTAGAAACCGCTTCTGAAAAAACATTAGCAGACATAACGCTTAATAAAACCGAATTGGAGGAAATTTATACGTTTTGTCATGCAGAAGATGTAAATGTCACTTATTTTGACGGGAAAAAGATGTATGTGCCGAGTCGTAAAATAACCGAAATTACGTGTCAGGATTCCTTGTTACTACAAACTCCGCTTTATCATTTGCCGGTTGAGGAAGCGCCTGACTCTATTCATGTATCTAAAGTTATGCTACTTGATTCCCCTGAAAAAATCACGAATGTCATAAAAAAATTACCAACAACCTTAAAAGAAAAATTTTATATCGTTCGTAGTGTTCCTTATAACTTGGAATTCTTGCAAAAAG from the Listeria seeligeri serovar 1/2b str. SLCC3954 genome contains:
- a CDS encoding ABC transporter substrate-binding protein codes for the protein MKKFLLVAVISVFALVLTACGGSGASSDKANGSGKAKDGGSIIIGVAGDPEVINPNYAGDRVTLTIQQAVYAPLFWESDGKPALAKSLDISDDNLTYTVKLKDGLTWHDGKPLTADDVVFTVDSILDTKQNSPNRGNFVFDDKPVKVEAVDDTTVKFTLPTVAPAFENTIKTFFPIPKHVFDGVANIEKSDKNKNPIGSGPYKFVEYKAGEYVSLERFNDYFDGKPKLDKVTFRITKDQNAANLALQNGEINLKSIQPSDRNKVEKASAVNIITYPENRLSYAVFNENQPALKSKELRQALSYALNREDIIEAAYGSDEYAKPASSFLTENTKYFTDKVETYDQDIAKAKALVKESGFDTNQKLTVYYLNNSKSQESIALYLQQQYKEIGVSLDLKPTDPNALSNITLDRKNADYSIALNGYIMGNDPDAYKSLFLSDAPYNYANYHNKDLDALWAKGAVTADDKERQAVYEDIQNTLADDAVIYPISYDNAVLALDSRYGGQKAATPQPVTMFRDLSKLYLTE
- a CDS encoding ABC transporter permease, whose translation is MLKTITKRVLQIIPMLFIISIISFALIKLAPGDPVNSFVTPDMNPDDVERIRQSLGLDQPIYIQYFIWLGNLLQGNLGYSIINSQPVLQQILERIPATLGLVGTSLILTLILSIPLGLVAANYENTWVDKVLNGISYIGISIPIFWFGMILIDVFSIRLGWLPSLGMRTIGVDSFWDMAEHAILPVITLTFQGCAAYYRYVRSNTINQLKEEYVLFGYAKGLSKVQVMGNHVLKNSLLPVITLLGMSLPQVITGAFITESIFSWPGMGSLGINAIFQLDYPVIMAITLFSALLLIIGNLLADLAYMIIDPRIREMG
- a CDS encoding GNAT family N-acetyltransferase; protein product: MEYRNGENRIYAINDQGVEVGEVTFVPTGEDMFIIDHTGVDDAARGQGIAQELVKHAVEKAKAEGKKIIPLCPFAKAEFAKKPEYQVVQADK
- a CDS encoding ABC transporter permease, which encodes MRLDFSKKTMQEFERDAEVVHATRERTFWRYMLSDRRAIFATGVLIFITIACIFAFLSPYDPNALSIQDKLMPPNTSHWFGTDDHGRDYLTRVLYGGRVSLLVGVFAMMIAIVVGTLAGTVSGYFGGFIDNMVMRFLDIFMSIPSFFLLMILNAYLKPGISNIIIIIGLLSWMEVARIVRAETLTLKEREFILYSKSAGGGFFHIMFKHIIPNAMPSIVVAASLNVATAILTESALSFLGLGVQQPNASWGSMLNNAQGYVGEATYLALFPGLLILMTILSFNVLGDVLRKGLSRRY
- a CDS encoding (4Fe-4S)-binding protein, with the protein product MSEEKLLERGYRKYRGAEIDVYFNTNVCAHAGNCVRGNNELFDLDRKPWIMPDNVEKEEVKRVIHTCPSGALQYIEK
- a CDS encoding IMP dehydrogenase; amino-acid sequence: MAFYFEEPSRTFSEFLLVPGYSSAECVPTNVSLKTPIVKFKKGEESAITMNIPLVSAIMQAVSDDNMGIALATEGGVSFIFGSQSIESEAAMVSRVKNHKAGFVISDSNISPDKTLQDILDLKEKTGHSTVAVTEDGTANGKLLGIVTSRDYRVTRMSPDEKVADFMTPFDKLVTANKATTLKEANNIIWDNKLNALPLVDDNEHLVHMVFRKDYDSNKENKLELLDSSKRYVVGAGINTRDYEERVPALVEAGADILCIDSSEGYSEWQKRTLDYVRGKYGDSVKVGAGNVVDRDGFRYLADAGADFVKVGVGGGSICITREQKGIGRGQATALIDVAKARDEYFEETGVYIPICSDGGIVYDYHMTLALAMGADFIMLGRYFSRFDESPTNKVNLNGTYMKEYWGEGANRARNWQRYDLGGDKKLSFEEGVDSYVPYAGSLKDNVAISLSKVRSTMCNCGALNIPELQQKAKITLVSSTSIVEGGAHDVVVKDASNNLIK